A single region of the Lates calcarifer isolate ASB-BC8 linkage group LG3, TLL_Latcal_v3, whole genome shotgun sequence genome encodes:
- the tpi1a gene encoding triosephosphate isomerase A, translating into MASRGFFVGGNWKMNGNKESLGELITTLNTASLHDQTEVVCAAPSIYLDFARSSLDPKIGVAAQNCYKVAKGAFTGEISPAMIKDCGADWVVLGHSERRHVFGESDELIGQKVAHALESGLGVIACIGEKLEEREAGTTEEVVYAQTKVIADNVKDWGKVVLAYEPVWAIGTGKTATPDQAQEVHEKLRSWLRANVSDDVADSVRIIYGGSVTGANCRELASQADVDGFLVGGASLKPEFVDIINARA; encoded by the exons ATGGCGTCCAGGGGCTTCTTCGTGGGAGGAAACTGGAAGATGAACGGGAACAAGGAGAGTCTGGGAGAGCTGATCACCACCCTGAACACCGCCAGCCTGCACGACCAGACCG aggTGGTGTGTGCTGCTCCCTCCATCTACCTGGACTTCGCTCGGTCCAGTCTCGACCCCAAGATTGGTGTCGCAGCCCAGAACTGTTACAAAGTGGCCAAGGGAGCGTTTACAGGGGAGATCAG CCCGGCTATGATAAAGGACTGTGGAGCAGACTGGGTGGTGCTGGGACACTCTGAGCGCCGCCATGTGTTCGGGGAAAGTGATGAGCTGATTGGCCAGAAG GTGGCTCACGCTCTGGAGAGCGGTCTGGGTGTGATCGCCTGCATCggggagaagctggaggagcgGGAGGCAGGCACCACAGAAGAAGTCGTGTACGCTCAGACGAAGGTCATTGCAG ACAATGTGAAGGACTGGGGGAAAGTGGTGCTGGCGTATGAACCTGTGTGGGCCATCGGCACAGGAAAGACCGCCACACCTGATCAG GCTCAGGAGGTCCATGAGAAGCTGAGGTCGTGGCTGAGAGCCAACGTCTCAGACGACGTGGCCGACTCTGTGCGCATCATCTATGGAG GTTCAGTAACGGGAGCTAACTGCAGAGAGCTGGCGTCTCAGGCCGACGTGGACGGATTCCTGGTCGGCGGAGCTTCTCTGAAACCAGAGTTTGTCGACATCATCAACGCACGTGCGTAA